A region from the Rhinoderma darwinii isolate aRhiDar2 chromosome 2, aRhiDar2.hap1, whole genome shotgun sequence genome encodes:
- the LOC142740714 gene encoding olfactory receptor 5G9-like, which translates to MAKWNSTHFQEFILLGLTDNPKLEIILFVLFFIFYIITITGNLGIILAVRADSRLHTPMYFFLNNLSFLDLCYATIITPKTLVNFMSKSKAIGYKECAVQMYFFAASVTTECFLLGVMAYDRYVAICNPLLYSIVMSKKICVQLVAGAYTLGYLNSMLHTITTFRLPFCKTNKINHFFCDVPPLLKLSCTKTTMNEILMFIFGGFAETSSLTTIIVSYTYIITSILRIRSAEGREKAFSTCASHFTAVTIFYSTILFMYLRPTSTYSMSQDRVASVFYSVIIPMLNPLIYSLRNNEVAQALKKIKTKYCCKGK; encoded by the coding sequence ATGGCAAAGTGGAATAGCACACATTTTCAGGAATTTATTCTTCTAGGTCTGACAGATAATCCTAAACTTGAGATTATACTCTTTGTCCTCTTCTTTATCTTCTACATTATCACTATCACTGGTAACCTAGGCATCATATTGGCTGTCAGGGCAGATTCTCGGCTTCACACCCCCATGTATTTTTTTCTCAACAATCTGTCATTCTTAGATCTGTGCTATGCCACCATAATCACCCCAAAAACATTGGTGAATTTTATGTCAAAGTCAAAAGCCATTGGTTACAAAGAATGCGCTGTACAGATGTATTTCTTTGCTGCTTCAGTGACCACTGAATGCTTCTTACTGGGCGTCATGGCCTATGATCGCTATGTGGCAATATGTAACCCACTTCTATACTCCATTGTAATGAGTAAAAAGATTTGTGTACAGCTTGTGGCTGGCGCATACACTCTGGGATACCTCAACTCAATGCTACATACCATCACCACTTTCCGACTACCATTCTGTAAAACCAACAAGATTAATCATTTCTTCTGTGATGTTCCTCCTCTGCTAAAACTGTCCTGCACCAAGACCACCATGAATGAAATATTGATGTTTATATTTGGTGGTTTTGCCGAAACAAGCTCCCTCACCACCATTATAGTCTCTTACACCTACATTATAACCAGCATACTTAGAATTCGCTCAGCCGAGGGAAGGGAGAAAGCATTTTCTACCTGTGCCTCTCACTTTACGGCTGTCACCATATTTTACAGCACCATTCTGTTCATGTACTTGAGGCCTACATCTACTTATTCCATGAGCCAGGACAGAGTTGCATCTGTgttctatagtgttattataccTATGTTAAACCCACTCATTTATAGTTTGAGGAACAATGAAGTGGCACAAGCCTTAAAGAAGATTAAGACAAAATATTGTTGTAAAGGCAAATAA